A genomic window from Archaeoglobus neptunius includes:
- a CDS encoding PAS domain S-box protein, which translates to MSVGDEDFRILKSVLDSFPFYVILVDEEHKIVLANRKFEELFPDAIGHYCPGVVHGTDSPVPECPLEEAVERGLDALEKEVYDPEHDRWFISAVYRVDLSYRGKRLYCHFLVDITERKRYRERLERINELLLKINEVNRHIVNAEDIESLVSAAVKNLREIFSGVRLRVQFGNDEWVKTEGELRNPTKVTSTYGKLLAEIMVCPEISDQEKEILRTFLCNLCIALEKIKLDEERKRAFESIEKNVYQMAVLTDHIRNPLASIALLAEDTEVGERILKEVDRINEVLRKLDEGWIESEKIREYLKKSWK; encoded by the coding sequence ATGAGTGTGGGTGATGAGGATTTCAGAATCCTGAAATCTGTGCTTGATTCATTCCCATTTTACGTTATCCTTGTAGATGAGGAGCACAAAATAGTCCTGGCGAACAGAAAATTTGAGGAGCTATTTCCGGATGCAATTGGACACTATTGTCCTGGAGTGGTTCATGGTACCGATAGCCCGGTTCCCGAGTGCCCTCTTGAGGAGGCAGTGGAGAGAGGGTTGGATGCTCTGGAAAAAGAGGTGTACGATCCTGAACATGATCGGTGGTTTATTTCTGCAGTATACAGAGTTGATCTATCGTACAGGGGCAAACGGCTCTACTGCCACTTTCTTGTGGACATAACAGAGAGGAAAAGGTATCGGGAAAGGCTGGAGAGAATAAACGAGCTTCTGCTAAAAATTAATGAGGTGAATCGGCATATCGTAAACGCCGAAGATATTGAAAGCCTCGTTTCAGCCGCGGTGAAAAATCTTAGAGAAATTTTTAGCGGAGTTCGGCTCAGAGTTCAGTTCGGGAATGACGAATGGGTGAAAACGGAGGGAGAGCTGAGAAATCCGACTAAAGTCACTTCCACATATGGTAAACTTTTGGCAGAGATCATGGTGTGTCCGGAAATTTCCGATCAGGAAAAGGAGATACTGAGGACATTTCTGTGCAACTTATGCATTGCGCTTGAAAAAATCAAGCTGGATGAGGAGAGGAAACGGGCTTTTGAGTCCATTGAAAAGAACGTATATCAAATGGCAGTATTAACGGATCATATCAGAAATCCTCTCGCCTCAATAGCTCTTCTGGCGGAAGATACAGAGGTGGGTGAGAGGATACTCAAAGAGGTTGACAGAATTAATGAAGTTCTCCGAAAGCTCGATGAGGGATGGATTGAATCTGAAAAAATTAGGGAGTACTTAAAAAAGAGCTGGAAGTGA
- the xth gene encoding exodeoxyribonuclease III — MFKIATFNVNSIRSRLHIVIPWLEKNKPDVLCMQETKVENRRFPEADFHRIGYHVIFSGSKGRNGVAIASLEEPKNVHVGLDSEPRDEDRLIRAEIAGVDVINTYVPQGFKIDSEKYRYKLQWLERLREYMERNIDLSGYVAWCGDMNVAPEPVDVHSPNRLKNHVCFHEDARRAYRSILELGFVDVLRKIHPDERIYTFYDYRVKGAIERGLGWRVDAILASPPLAERCADCYADIEPRLAEKPSDHLPLVAEFDI; from the coding sequence ATGTTTAAAATAGCAACTTTCAACGTAAATTCCATCAGGAGCAGGTTGCACATTGTAATTCCGTGGCTTGAGAAAAACAAACCCGATGTTCTGTGCATGCAGGAGACCAAAGTGGAGAACAGGAGGTTTCCGGAAGCTGATTTTCACCGCATTGGATATCATGTGATTTTCAGCGGGAGCAAGGGGAGAAACGGTGTCGCCATCGCGTCCCTTGAAGAGCCCAAAAATGTGCACGTTGGCCTTGATTCGGAGCCGAGAGATGAAGATAGATTGATCAGGGCAGAAATTGCGGGAGTTGATGTCATCAACACCTATGTTCCTCAGGGATTCAAAATAGATAGCGAAAAGTATCGGTACAAGCTCCAATGGCTCGAGAGGCTTAGAGAATACATGGAACGCAACATTGACTTGAGCGGTTATGTTGCATGGTGCGGGGACATGAATGTCGCTCCTGAACCTGTTGATGTTCACAGTCCGAACAGGCTTAAGAACCATGTTTGCTTTCATGAAGATGCTAGAAGGGCCTACAGGTCCATTCTCGAGCTGGGCTTCGTTGATGTGCTGAGAAAGATCCATCCGGACGAGAGGATATACACCTTCTACGACTACAGGGTTAAGGGGGCAATCGAGAGAGGACTGGGATGGAGGGTTGATGCGATACTTGCCTCACCGCCTCTGGCTGAGAGATGTGCTGACTGCTATGCAGACATTGAGCCCAGACTGGCAGAGAAGCCATCGGATCATCTACCGCTTGTGGCGGAATTTGACATTTAG